Genomic segment of Salvia hispanica cultivar TCC Black 2014 chromosome 2, UniMelb_Shisp_WGS_1.0, whole genome shotgun sequence:
TACATGGAATACGCACGTGCCCAAGTGCATTTCGGAGCATCCCAAGATGAGATCCTGAAGGTGGCCATCTTAACCTTCCAGATGAATTTCGGGCTGAGCCGGACCGGCGAGCTCAACCACGAGACCATGTCCAAGATGCTCATCCCCCGGTGCGGCGTCTCCGACATCACCGACGGTGTCAACACCATGATACTCCCCAACCGCCGCCGCGCCCTCACATCGAATCATCATAATAAGACGGAAACAGAGTTTCCATCTTATTATGATTTCTTCAGGGGGAGGCCGAGGTGGCCATACACCCGCCTCTCCTACACGTACACGGAGGGGTTCCCGGAGCACGCGAAGGCGGACATGGAGGCGGCCTTCGAGCGGTGGGCCAACGTGTCGGGCTTCAGCTTCTACGAGAACCTGGGGTTCTTCGAGAGCGACATCGAGGTTGGGTACTACAGGGGCGCGCACGGGGACGGGGAGCCGTTCGACGGGCCGAGGGGGGTGCTGGCGCACGCGTTCCCGCCGGATGATGGGCGGGTCCACTTCGACGCGGATGAGAACTGGTCGTTTCAGCCGCGGACGATGGACATGTATCACTTTGAGACGGTGGCGACGCACGAGATCGGTCATATACTTGGGCTTGGCCACAGCACTGACAGGGATGCTATCATGTTTCCTAGTCTTACGATGGGGCAGTTTAAGGAGTTAGGGGTGGATGATATTGACGCTATCTCTGTTCTCTACCCTCCTCCCTTTTAACCTCTTTCACAATAACGAATAATCTCTCTTTTCCTTGGAAAACTACATAAACAATGAAGTATGAACTAGCTAGCTTTCTAAGTTAAACATACATATTTCacgattttcaatttttcgatgaattaaaattaatttgtatgtTTCAAAGTTCATGTGTTTTTTATACAACATTATAAGTTCGCCCTATAAACACATCTTTTAAGGGAATCGCCGGCTAAATGGCGTAGACACCCCCCAGTATGCCACACAAGATTAAATTTGtgcaaaattgaattttgtggGAAATGTACAAGTTAAAAGTTGGTgtatttttctccatatttaaagtttgtgattaAATCTGAACTGAccaaaaactaatatatttttcagcTACACTTAtaagaaatatgaaatcaAACTCAAGATAGAGATGaatgagagaaaaagatatttttatttcacaaaaGCTGAATTACAGAGAAAGGAAAGCCAACTATTTATACTTCTATCTAGCACACTCTGCGCATGTGCATGAGTGCATGCTAACGTGTAGACTCGATCACATTTAACCAAAACCTTATAACTAATTCTAACGGCCAACTGACGATGCCAGCTCACATCCACGTGGCTTCTTTTATTCTTCATGTTGATAGTAGATGTTGCTTCTCTCTTTATTCTTCAATATCCCCCCTCAAGATGGACTATATAAACTTTTGAAGTTCATCTTGGTTAAAACGCCTTGAAAAGCTACTGCACCAAGAGGTTTAGTAAAGATGTCAGCAAGTTGCAAAGTATTTCGAATATGCATGGGTTTGATGATCCCTTCTAGAAATTTCTCTCTCACTGTGTGGCAGTCAATCTCAATATGTTTGGTGCGCTCATGAAACACCGGGTTAGAACAAATGTGTACAGCTGCTTGATTATCACAATATAAGGAAACAGCTTTACTTCTTTGTATTCCAAAGTCTTCAAGAAGTGTTATTGCCCACACTACTTCGCAACTAGCTTGAGCCATGGCTCTATATTCTGCCTCTGCCGATGACGTTGAGATAGTGTGTTGTTTCTTGGCTCTCCAAGATATTAAAGAGGTGCCCAAAAATAAGCAATACTCAGTCATCGATCTGCGAGTGTCAGGGCAAGCTTCCCAATCTGCATCAGAAAAGATACTTAAAGTAGGTGTTTAATCCTTAGAGTAAAAGAGACCATGTCCAGGAGTTCCCTTGATATATCTGAGAATTTTCTCAACAGCTATCCAATGTTCTTCGCACGGTTTGGAGACATATTGACTGAGTTTATGCACTGCAAAAGTTATGTCCGGTCTAGTAATGCATAAATACAGGAGTCTACCAATTAACCTCCTATACTTTAAGGGCTCTGCCATCAATTCTCCAGCTTCTTGTCCCAATTGTTTGGCAGAATCCATGGGTACTGAGGAGGGCTTGCATCCCATTAATCCTGTATCTCTCAAGAGATCCATTGCATACTTCCTTTGAGATATAAGAATCCCATCTTTGTTTCTGGCTATTTCAAAGccaagaaaatattttggaatGCCTAAGTCTTTGAACTTAAAATGTTGAgttaagaaatttttaaaattctcaaTCTCTCCTTTATCACTTGTAGCTACcaatatatcatcaacataacCACAATGCCAAAGAAGTTGG
This window contains:
- the LOC125206285 gene encoding metalloendoproteinase 2-MMP-like — its product is MEYARAQVHFGASQDEILKVAILTFQMNFGLSRTGELNHETMSKMLIPRCGVSDITDGVNTMILPNRRRALTSNHHNKTETEFPSYYDFFRGRPRWPYTRLSYTYTEGFPEHAKADMEAAFERWANVSGFSFYENLGFFESDIEVGYYRGAHGDGEPFDGPRGVLAHAFPPDDGRVHFDADENWSFQPRTMDMYHFETVATHEIGHILGLGHSTDRDAIMFPSLTMGQFKELGVDDIDAISVLYPPPF